From Micromonospora carbonacea:
CACCGGGCGCACCGAGGGCAACGACGCCACCGGCTGGAACACCAGCCGCAGCTCGTCGCGCTCGATCGCGCCGCGCAGCTCGTGCTCCACCGTCGTGCGGCGGCGCAAGAGCTTGTCGTACGCGCCGTCGTAGTGCTCGATCCGGTTCTTGCCGCGCTGCTTGGCGTAGCGCAGGGCCAGGTCGGCGTGGCGCAGCAGCAGCTCCGTGTCCGGCTCGTCGGGCAGCCCGGCCACCCCGATGCTCACCGACAGGAAGACCGGCCCGCCCGGCTGGTCGTACGGGTCGCCGAGCACCCCGAGCAGCCGCTCGGCGACCCGCCCCGCCTCGGCCGGGCGGCCCGGCACGAGCACCGCGAACTCGTCCCCGCCGAGCCGGGCGGCCAGGTCGTCGGGGCGCAGGTTGCCGCGCAGCCGCCGGCCCACCTCCGCCAGCACCTCGTCGCCCACGTCGTGCCCGCGCATGTCGTTGACGTTCTTGAAGCCGTCCAGGTCCAGCCCGAGCAGCACGCACGGGTCACCGGAGCCGGTCGCTTGGTGCAGGGCGCGCAGCAGCCCCCGCCGGTTGGCCAGGCCGGTCAGCGGGTCGGTGTGCGCCAGCTCGCGGAAGTGCGCCTCCCGCTCGGCCAGCCGGCCCGCGTAGCGGCGCACGTCGTGCAGGGCCAGGTATTGCCGGGCCACCAGCGCGAAGCCCTCCAGGCTGCCGGCGACGATGCCCAGCGCGTCGAACCGGCCGCCCTGGAGCAGGTGGTACATCGCGGAGGCGGCCATCGCGCCCATCGGCACGAAGGCGTACGCGCCGTCGGCGCCGATCAGGTCGACGTCGAGCTGCCCCGGCGGGTCGGCCCGGCGTACGACCAGCGCGGCGGTCAGCAGCCCCGCCGCGAGCAGCACGGCCCCCGCCAGCGCCATGCCCGGCACGGCCTGGCAGAGCCCGCCGGCGATGCCGAGCCCGCCGGAGGTCACCGCCGTGATCCCGGTGCCGAGCAGGGCCAGCCGGCGGCGGGGCCGGGCGGCCCGCAGGAGCACGATCAGGGTGAGCCCGGCGGTGAGCGCGACGCTGACGGTGGCCAGCAGGATCGGCGCGCAGGCCATCGGCGTGGCCGCGCCGAGCAGCCGGGTCGGCTCGGAGAAGAGCACCCAGCCCACGAACCAGAGCGCGGTGGCCATCGTCACACTGTCGAGGACCAGGCGGGCCGTCGCCGCGCGGGTCGCCCCCGCGCCGGGCAGCCGCAGCAGGCCCGCGCCGAAGGCGAGCGCGCTCGCCGCGACCCCGGCGGAGACCAGGGTGGCCCAGCCGGTGCGCTGCCCCTGGCGGTGGGCCAGGTGCTCGCCGGCCAGCGCCACGGCCAGCCCGACCGCGAGGCCGGCCACCGCGAAGCCCCCCGCCACGGCGACCAGCCCGGCGGCCCGCCCGCACTGGCGGCCGGAGCGCCGGGCGGAGACGACCAACAGGGCGGTCGCGCCGGCGGCGACGAGCCCGCTCAGCACCGCGACGGCGATCATGCCCGGGGGGAAGTGCACGCTCCCAACTGTGCCGGATGCCCGCTGCCCATGGGGGGCCGGGTGTGCAACTGTTGGGATACGGGGCCGCGCCCCGGCGGTTGCCCCTCCGACGGTGCAAGACTGGTACCCATGCCTGAGCTGCGGTCGAGGACCTCCACCCACGGTCGGACGATGGCCGGCGCCCGGGCCCTCTGGCGGGCCACCGGGATGACCGACGACGACTTCGGCAAGCCGATCGTCGCCATCGCCAACAGTTTCACCCAGTTCGTCCCCGGCCACGTACACCTCAAGGACCTCGGCGGCCTCGTCGCCGACGCGGTCGCGGAGGCCGGCGGGGTCGGCCGCGAGTTCAACACCATCGCCGTGGACGACGGCATCGCCATGGGCCACGGCGGCATGCTCTACTCGCTGCCCAGCCGCGAGCTGATCGCCGACGCGGTGGAGTACATGGTCAACGCGCACTGCGCCGACGCCCTGGTCTGCATCTCCAACTGCGACAAGATCACCCCCGGCATGCTGCTGGCCGCGCTGCGGCTCGACATCCCCACCGTCTTCGTCTCCGGCGGCCCGATGGAGGCCGGCAAGACCGTGGCGATCGAGGGCGTCGTCCACTCCAAGATCGACCTGATCGACGCCATGATCGCCTCGTCCAACGAGGCGGTCACCGACGACCAGCTCGGCGAGATCGAGCGGTCCGCCTGCCCGACCTGCGGCTCCTGCTCCGGCATGTTCACCGCCAACTCGATGAACTGCCTGACCGAGGCCATCGGCCTGGCCCTGCCCGGCAACGGCTCGACGCTGGCCACCCACGCCGCCCGCCGGTCGCTGTTCGTCGAGGCCGGGCGCACCGTCGTGGAGATCGCCAAGCGGTGGTACGACGGCGACGACTCCTCCGTGCTGCCCCGGCAGATCGCCAACCGGGCCGCGTTCGAGAACGCCATCGCCCTCGACGTGGCCATGGGCGGGTCCACCAACACGATCCTGCACCTGCTCGCCGCCGCGCGGGAGGCCGAGCTCGACTTCTCCGTCGCCGACATCGACGCCGTCTCCCGCCGGGTGCCCTGCCTGGCCAAGGTCGCGCCGAACTCCCCGAACTACCACATGGAGGACGTGCACCGCGCCGGCGGCATCCCCGCCATCCTCGGCGAGCTGGACCGCGCCGGGCTGCTGCACCGCGACGTGCACGCCGTGCACTCCCCCTCGCTGGCGCAGTGGCTCGCCGACTGGGACGTCCGCGGCGGCTCCGCCACCCCGGAGGCGATCGAGTTGTTCCACGCCGCCCCGGGCGGGGTGCGCACCACCGAGCCGTTCTCCACCACCAACCGCTGGTCGACGCTGGACACCGACGCGGCCGGCGGCTGCGTGCGCGACCGCGAGCACGCGTACAGCGCCGACGGTGGGCTGGCCATCCTGCACGGCAACCTCGCCCCGGACGGGTGCGTGGTGAAGACCGCCGGCGTGCCCGACGAGTGCCTGACCTTCCGCGGCCCGGCCAAGGTCTACGAGTCGCAGGACGACGCGGTCACGGCCATCCTGGCCAAGGAGATCGTCGCCGGCGACGTGGTGGTGATCCGCTACGAGGGCCCCAAGGGCGGGCCCGGCATGCAGGAGATGCTCTACCCCACCTCGTTCCTCAAGGGGCGCGGGCTGGGCCGCTCCTGCGCGCTGCTCACCGACGGCCGGTTCTCCGGCGGCACCTCCGGGCTGTCCATCGGGCACGTCTCCCCCGAGGCGGCCTCCGGCGGCCTCATCGCCCTGGTCGAGCCCGGCGACGAGATCGTCATCGACATCCCGGGCCGGTCCATCGAGCTGAACGTGCCCGACGACGTGCTGGAGGCGCGGCGCATCGCGCAGGAGAAGCGCCCCAGGCCGTACACGCCGGCCGACCGGCAGCGCCCGGTGTCGGCGGCGCTGCGCGCGTACGCGTCGATGGCCACGTCGGCCAGCGACGGCGCCTACCGCCGCGTCCCCGAGTGAGGTGAAAGGAGGGGCCCCTTGTTAACGCCTGGCGTATAGAAGGGGCCCCTCCTCACCACGCTCGGCGACGGGTGACCAGGGGCGAACAGATTCTCGCCCCGGACCACCGTTCGCCCGCTACGTGCCGCCGAACGGATCAGGCAGGAACAGGAACTCCTTGGCGAGGGCACGTACCTCGATCCACTCCGGGGCCGTCGACAGTGCCTCCGGTTCCCACAGGTACGCCTTCTCCGCACCGCTCATCAGGTCGAGCATTTCGTCGATGCGGCGGGCCAACTCGGCCTGTGCCGGATCGACGAGATCAGCCTCTTCCAACGGATCCAGGAGAGCGACCACGGCTTCGATCTGCAACGCCAGCTCGTCCGCCAAGCTGCCGGCGCCAGCCCTGCGCAGGTACTCCCGCTGGTCGTCCGGCGCCAGCGCGAGTCGGGCGACCACCCGCGTCAGCCCGCACAGCGCCGAGGTCACGCGAGCCGGGTGCAGGAGATCACTCGGGTCGTAGCTCGAGGCCTGATACATCGGATCGCCTCTCCAGACCGTTCGTGGTCAAAGCACTACAAGGCAGCGAAGCGGACCGGTTCCGCCAGGACCGCCGCCGCCCCGGGTAGGTCGGCGAGGCGCGCGGCGAGGGTCGCGCGGGCCAGGCGTTCCGGCAGCGCGACGCCGAACTTCAGCCCGGCGAGAGCCCGTGCGTTGACCTCGGGCAGGCAGATCCGCTGTCCCGCGTCGGCCACCAGTGAGCGCCACTGCGACCGGTCCAGGTCCGCGCGCAGCCGGATCATGTAGTCGTCGTACCGCTGCATCGGGTCGACGACCTCACTGAGCGTCGCGGCCAAGGTCGCGTTCGCCCGCAGCCCGGCCCACGTCCACCAGGTCAGGTCGCCGCCTTCGGCCCGGACTACAAGGCTGCCGCCCGGGTGCACCACGGCCGAGCGGTCGGCCCGTTCGGCCGCCAGCCGGTCCGTTGCCCTCCCGGTCAGCCGTACGGACGGATCGTCGCCCAGCAGGACGTCCCGCATCGTCCGGGTCAGCGGGTGGCTCCAGCCCACCCAGCCCGGGGACGTCCACCGCGCCCGGCCGCCGTCGTCGACCGGTTCGACGAAGCAGCGCCGCCGACGCCAGTCGACGTACGTGACCCGCCAGCTCCGCCCACCGAGCAGCAGCCGCCGATCGCCTCGTACCTCCTCGGTGAGCAGGCTCGGGTCGACCCGGCCGAGTTCCTGGCGACCGTGCAGCACGGTGAACTCCGGCGGGCCGGTGAAGACGGCGGTCATGTCCATGAAGTGCCGCCGGCCGAACCGTCGCTCCGCCTCCGGCCCGATGAACAGCAGTCCACCGTCGCTGTCGAGGTAGCCGTGGTCGACAAGGTGCCGGACGATCGGCTCGGCACCCGGCCCGAAGGGCGGCAGGCCGTTCCACGCCTGCGTCCAGAGGCGGTCACCGACCCGGTGTTCCTGCAGGCAGAGCGCGAGCACCTGTTGGGCGACGATGTGCCGGGGGTCTGGCGGCGGGACGACCGGCTCCACCCATCCTCGCCCCCAGAGCGACAGCAGCGCCGCCGCCCGGACCAGATCCTGCCCCGTACGACACAGGAAGAGGCAGTTTCGGGTGCTGCCCGGACGGCGGCCGGTGCGGCCGAGCCGCTGCAGGAACGACGCCACCGTGGCAGGCGCGTCGATCTGCACGACCCGGTCCAGGTCGCCCACGTCGATGCCCAGCTCCAGGGTGCTGGTGGAGACGATGACGCAGTCCCTGGCCTCGGCGAACGCCTGCTCGGAGCGGCGTCGCTCGTCGGCGGAGAGTGAGGCGTGCGACAGGAACGTGGTCACCCCCCGTTCCCGCAGCAGTTGGCCGAGTTCCTCGACGGTTTGCCGGGATTCGCAGAAGACCAGCCGCTTCTCCCCCGCGTGCAGGGCGGCGATCACCTTCGCGGCGTTGAACAGCGACCCGACGTAGTCGAGTTCCACGTCACCGGGCGGCGGGCCGGCAGCGGCGGAAGAGCCCGTGGCGGTGGAAGGCGCGGCAGCAGCGGAAAGGCCGGCAGCGGCGGGCACACCGGGGGCGACGACCCGCCCGGGGCGGCTGCCCGTCGCCGATCCCTGCAGCCAGGTCAGCAGGTCCGCCGGGTTGCCGACGGTCGCGGAGAGCCCCACCCGCTGCAGTGGCCGCCCGGCCACCCGGGTCAGCCTCTCCAGCACCGCGAGCAGGTGCCAGCCACGGTCGTCCCCGGCGAAGGCGTGCACCTCGTCGACCACCACCGCCCGCAGCCCGGCGAAGAAGCCCCGGTGGTCGACGTTGACGCTCACCAGCATCGCCTCGAGGGACTCGGGCGTGGTCAGCAGGATGTCGGGGCGTTGCCACAGCACCGCCCGGCGGGCGGCGGTGTGCACGTCGCCGTGCCACAGGGCCGCCGTGCGGCCCAACCAGCCGGCGTACCGCTCGATGCGGGGGTGCAGGTTGTTGAGCAGGGCCCGCAGCGGGCACAGGTAGAGCACCGAGGTGCCGGTCCAGCCGTCCCGCGCCATTCGGGACAGCAGAGGGAACGTGACCGCCTCGGTCTTCCCGCCCGCCGTCGGGGCGAGCAGCAGCGCGTCGTCGCCGTCGAGCAGCGGCCCGATCGCGGCCCGCTGCAACGGCCGCAGCTCGGGCCAGCCGAGGCTGTTGACGACGTGGTGCAGCAGCACGGGGTGCAGCAGCGCCTCGTCGTTCACAGGGTCAGGTCGACGTCGTCGGCCGACGCGGCGTTGCGCTCGACCGCCGTCAGCTCGTCCGACCGGAGCGTCAGCGCGTAGTGCTCCCGGGGGTTCCAGTCGGCGAACTGGTCCACCCGGTCGAAGACGTCGGCGACGAGCTTCTTGAGGTAGATGCGGGGGGCGACCCCGACCTGGCCGCCCAGCCGGCCGGCGACGGCGCGGGCGAGTTCCCCGAGATAGGCGTCGTCGGCGACCTCGCTCACCCGGGCGCTGCCGTAGATGTCGCGCACCCGCACCCCGAGCTGGACCAGGGCGGCCTCGGTGAAGCCGGGCAGGCGGAGCTGGGTGGCACGTGGGTTGTCCCAGCGCGGCTCCGGCCCGAAGTCGGTGGCGAGGCGCTGTGCCAGCGGCGCGAGCCGCTGCACGCCCTGCTGGCCGTCGAAGAACGCCGGGGTGCCGGTGATCAGCAGGAAGAGGCCGGGGAACCGGCCGGCGTAGATGTCGTCCACGAGTTGCCGCAGCGCGTTGAGGGCCTTGTCGCGGGCGTCCGACCGGACCCGCTGCAGGGTCTCGACCTCGTCGAGGACCAGGAGCAGGCCGGGGTGGCCGCTGTCCCGCAGCACCGTCAGCAGGCCCTGCAGGAAGCTGAGCGCCCCGAAGTGGTCGAGGTCGCCCTTGACCCCGGCGGCCCGCCTCGCCGAGGCCGCGACGTGGGGCTGGCCGCCTAGCCAGGCGGCCAGCCCGCCGGCGGTCACCTGGTCGCCGGTGGCGATCGCGGCGCGGTAGCCCCGCAGCGCCGCCGCGAACCCTGGGGTGCTGCGGGAGATGTCCGCGAGCCGGCGTTCGAGCAGCTCACCGACCGCCCGGTCGAGGCCGTCCGCGTCGGCCTCGGCGACCGTGCCTGCGGCCAGCACGTCCTCCTCCAGGGCGAAGATCCAACCGTCGAGTACGGGTCGCAGCGCGCTCGGCGCGAACTGCTCGGTGGTCAGTTGCTCGACGAGCCGGCGGTAGACCGTCTCCATCCGGTGCAGCGGCGTCTCCAGCTCGGAGACCTGCACCTCCGCCACCGCGAAGCCCCGGCGCTTCGCCCGCTCTCCGAGCCAGCGGGTGAAGAAGGTCTTGCCGGCCCCGTACTCACCCCGGACGGCCTTGAACACGCTGCCGCCGCCGGCCACCCGGGCCAGGTCCTCGTCGAGGGCGGTGGCGAAGCGGTCGAGCCCGACGGCGAGGGCGTCCAGGCCGTTGGCGGGCACCGCTCCCCGGCGGAGCGCGTCGACGATGTCCTTGCGCCGCCGGGCGCTCACCTCGACCGTCACGGGACCGCCAGCCCGAACTGCTCGACCATGAGGGCGATGTCGAGCTTGGCCGTCCGCCCGTCTGGGTCGAGGCTGAGCACGGGGTACCCCTCGACCTGCAGCAGGCGGCGCAGGACGGTGAACGTGCCGGTGACCCGGTGCACGGGTATCCCGGCCCTGGTCGCCAGGGTCTCCAGGGTCGCCCGCCCGTTGCCGGCGACGAGGGTGGCGACCATGGCGGCCACCCGCTCGTCGGGCAGGGGCGCGCGGGTGCCCCGACGGTCGGCGTAGACGGGGCTGGCCAGCAGCGCCGCCACGAGGGCCGCCGCCGAATCGGCCGGGGCCGGGGACGACGGGACCTGTGGGGAGGTCGGAGCGGACGGGGGCGGCGCGGTCGCGGCGACCGGGGCTGGCAGGTCGAACAGGCCCTCGTCCTGCACCGGCGGCCGGGCGGGGCGGCGGGCGGGGCGGCGGTTCTCCGTCGGCGCAGGCTCGGGGGAGGTCGTCTCCCCCGCCGCCTGGCGCAGCGGCTCCCGCCACCACTCCGGGCTGGACACCGGCGCGCCCGCCCACCCCGGCACGGCGTTCTCGTCGTGGGCGGCGAAGAGCAGCAGCGGGATCGCCGCCTCGGCAGGGGCTGCCCCACCGTGGTATCCGGCCTTGCGCGGGCCGTACCGCAGCTCCTCCCGCCAGGGCAGGATCACCTCGCCGCCGCCGAGCGCCACCCGGCTGCCCTTGAAGAGCAGCTCGCCGTCACCGGGCTCGCCCGTCGCCGGCCGCCACCGGTTCTCGCTGGTGTCGGCGGGCCGCAGGACCGCCTCGGTGCCCCGGTCGACGACGTGGCCGTGGTCCGAGACCAGCACCACGACCCGGTCCTGGGCGACCACGAGCAGGTTCCGCAGCCCGTTGACGGTGTCGGTGCTCCACTCGGTGATGCCGGGGTCGCTGCGGTCGAGGGCGTCGTCGATGGTGTTGATGACGGCGGCGACCAGCGGGACGGCCGGGTCACCGAGGGCGGCGGCCACCTCGGGGTCGACGGCCAGCCCGGCCGGGGTGCGCAGGTCGGACTTGTGCAACAGCACGCCGCCCGGGAACTGCTCGCGGAAGGCCCGCAGTTCGGCGCCACGGTCGCCCACGGCGATCCGCCCGCTGAACAGGCTGCACCGGTTGACCTGCGTGACCGTCGGCAGCGCGGCGAGGACGCCGACGCGGGGGCCGCCGCCGGGCGTCAGCTCCTCCCAGGCGCCGCCACGGCCGAGGGACTCGGCGATCTCGATGGCCGCCGCGGTTCCCATGCCGTCGAGGACGAGCATCAGGACCCGTCGTCCGTTGTCCACGATGGGACGGACGACGCGGTCGAGCACGTCCTCCACGCGCAGCAGCGTGCCCGGGTCCCGCTCGGCGGTGGTGGTGTCCTGCAGCAGCTCGGCGAACTGGTGGTCGTGGCGGGCACGACGAGCTTCCACGGCCGCGTGCAGCAGCCGGTAGGCCTGCGCGACCTGCGGGTCGACGTCCCCGACGAAGATGTCGAGGCGGGCCCGGTCGACCCAGCCGTCGTCGCGGACCTGCCGCTGCACGGCGTCGAGCATCGTGGCGGGGGCGGGCCCTTCGGGCGTGGCCAGCCAGCGCAGCAGGCGGACGGCCATCCGGGCGGTCTCCACCCGGGAGCGCTCGGCCGACCGGTGGGTCTCCACCTCGGCGAGCCGGTCCTGCGCCCGCTCGATCAGCTCACCGGCGGGCGAGACGGGAGCCCCGGCCGCCGGCACGGCGAGTCGCACGGACTCCCCGAAGGCACGCATCCGCTGTGTGAAGCCGGCCGGCAGCAGGTCGGACGCGGCGAGCCGCCCGGCGACGTCGATCTCGGCCGCGATGTCCTCCGCCCGGCGCAGCATCCGGCGCGCGTCGTGGCGTACCGCGTGGTCGCCGTCGAGGGCCCGGTAGATCCACGCCTCGGTCGCCTCACCGAAGGCGATGGCCTGCGACTCCGTGAGGCGGGCACCGCCGAAGCGCGGCTCGAGCCGGGTGCGGGCGACCACCAGGTCCAGGTCGGGCCGCGACTCGGCGGCCCGGGGCCAGAGCACCCCGGCGAGCAGGCCGAGTGGTATGGCGTCGACGCCGTGCCCGGCTCCGACAGCGGCGAGGACCGGCACGGCGACCGGGCCGGCGACCTCGCGGAGGAACGTGGCGATCCCGTCGGACCATTCGGTGGGCAGGTCGCCGAAGCGGAGCTGGTTGGGTGCGTCGGTGCTCCACTGGAGGAGGCCGGCGCCGTCCAGTGCGTCGGGGTCGAGGCCGAGCACCGCACCGGCGAGGTGCCGCAGCGCGTGGTCCCGGGTGAGGATGAGGCCGGCGGGCGGCGGCCAGCCCTGGGTCGGGGCGAGGTCGGTAAGAGCGTCGGCGACCCATCGGCCGGTGCGCACGAGGGTGGAGTCGAGCCGCACCTGGCCGCCGAACACCTGGGTGACCAGGTCCCACGGGTCGACGCTGCGGCCCTTCTGCATGCTGACGTGGGTCAGCAGGCCGTCGCCCAGCTCCATGTCGGTGAGGTCGGTCAGCAGGACCAGCTTCTCGTGTCCGGCCCGGTCGGCGAGCGCGGCCCGCGCGGCGAGCGGCGTCCGGCAGGGTACGACCCGCACGGGCGTGTCCCCCACGGTGAGCACCGGCTCGTCGGTCCACTCGGGGCGGGCGTGCAGCACGATCGCGTCGCTGCCGTCGCGCTCGGCGAGCCACGACTCGACCTTGCGCCGCACTGCGGCGGGGCGGACGGCGGCCCGGGTGACGCTCACGACGGCTGCTCCGACTCCTCGGCCTGCCAGGCAACGGTGATCCGCCGTCCGGCGGTGACCTCGGCGCGCAGCTCGCCGACGAGCCGATCCAGTTCCCGCACGTCGGCGACGGTGACGCGGCGGGCAGCGGGCGGCGGGAGGACGGGGTCCGCCGGCTCGCGCTTCCCCGGGATGACGACTCGCGGGTTCGAGTTGTCCGGCGGCGTGACGATGACCGGATCGCGGTCGACGACCGGTGGGTTCGGGACGACGGCCGGGTTCGGCGGGACGGGCGGGTCCGGGACGGGCGGGTTCGGGGGGACCGGCGGGGTGTGCTCGGCCAGCAGGGCGGCTGCGGCGGCGACGGCCTCCTGCAGCGCCTTGACCAGGTCGGAGCCGTGCTGCTCGTCCCGGGCGGCGGCTCGGAGCCGGTCGAGCAGCGCGCGGGCGCGGGGGTCACTGCCGGCCCGCTGCTCCACCGCGTTGATCAGCGGCCACTGCGCGCCGGCCAGCGCCGAGGTGAGCCGCTGGGCCTGCTTGAAGACGCCGCTCGCCGCCTGGCCGTCCAGGCCGCCGAGGCGCTCCTCCCCCTCGGCGGCCACCCCGACGAGCACCACGTCGTCCCGCTCGCCGGCGACCTGGGTGAGCAGCTCGGCGACCCGCCGGGCGGTGGCGAGCCGGCCGGTGGGCGCGCCCAGGTCCAGGCCGAGGGGCACCGCGTGCGTCTCCAGGCTGGTCACGAGGCTCCGGGCGGATTCGGCGTACGTGGTGGCGACCTCGCGCATGTCCTTGGCCATGTCGGTGAGGTTGGCGGGGGTGCGGAAGCGGGGCAGGACGACACCGAAGAAGGGCTGCCCGAACTCCAGGGCCGCCTTCCACGCCTTCTCGCCCGGCATCGGCGGGTGACGCAGCTCGAAGCGGTCCTCCACGCCGTTGACCGCGCCGACGGTCGTCTTGACGCCGTTGTCGTACCAGCTCAACTGCTGTTCGAGCGCGAAGACGGCGATGATGAGGTTCTGCAGGTCCCGGTCGAATCCGCGCCGCTTCGGCACGTCCAGCCACGCCCGCAGCCGGTGCACGGGGAAGTGGTCGCGGTAGTCCTCCTTGGCCGCCTCCTGCAGCAGGTGCCGGCTCCAGTGGCAGGTGGTGATCGCCAGCACGTACCGGTGGTCGACCACCTCGCCGAGCTGCAGGGGGTTGCAGATGCGGCGGAGCACCCGCTGGTCGGCCGGTGAGTCGATGGAGACGCCGCGGGTGGGGTCGGCGGCGGCCCGCCTGGCGTACTCCAGGACCTTGGCGAGGTCGCCGCGGGTGAGCGGCTTCTCGTCCACTGGCAGGGCCGGGGTGCCCGGGTACGACCAATCCAGCAGCTCGGCGGTGAGGTTGCGGAACGCGTCGGTGAGCGTGCCGCCCCGGGGGTCGCCGATGCGCAGCCCCTCGGCCAGGGTGTGCAGCACCCCGACGGTGTCGTCGTGCACGTCGGAGGGCTGCGGGCTGGCCGCCCCGTACGCCTGCTTGAGGGCGGTGACCAGGCCGTCGCGGAGCTGGCTCTGCCGCTGCAGCAGGTAGACCCGGCCCTGCTGCCGGTCGGCCTTGGGCCAGTCGGCGGCGAGGGTGTTGAGCCGCTCCCCCGCGCCGCCGACGCCGAGCAAGTAGTTGATCTTTGCGAGCTGGGCGACCCGGCTCATCATGTCGTCGGTGAGATACAGGGGCAGCCAGAACACGGTGTTGGAGCCCCGAGGCAGTTCCTCGATGCGGGCCCGGTCGGCGCTGCGCGGGTAGTCCTGCGGGTCGAACGGGTAGTCGATGACGATCCGCCACGACTCGCCCGGGGCGAGCAGCGCGGCGATCGGCATCGCGTCGGTGTCCCGGACGTTGCCGAACTTCACCTGGACGATGTGCCGCCGCCCCCGCCACTCGCGCGGCTGCTGCAGCTCGCCGTGGCTGCCCTCGCTGCCGGCCAGCCCCATCTCGGCGCTGATCAGCTCGCGCAGCAGTTGCTGCCGGACGCCGGCCGAGGTCTCGTTGTGCGGGACCAGGTCGAGCAGTTTGTCGAAGTCGACGGTATGCAGCTTGAGCGACACGACCGGGTCGTGGTCGTCGGTCAGGTGCAGCTCGCCGGCATCCTGTTCGATCTTGCGCAGCCGGTTGAGCACCATCGTGTTCTCGTAGCCGGGGATCGGCGAGGAGATGGAGCCGAAGTTCAGCGCGTGCAGCTTCGCGGCGGTGAGGCTGTGCAGGGCCGGCACGTCGGGCACCAGCGCGCCCAGCAGGATCGTCTTGACGAGCCTGTCGTCGAGCTGGAACTGGGTGTGCGAGGCGGCCTTCTCCTCGTCGATGCCGTTGAGGGTGAG
This genomic window contains:
- the pglZ gene encoding BREX-2 system phosphatase PglZ, which codes for MSVTRAAVRPAAVRRKVESWLAERDGSDAIVLHARPEWTDEPVLTVGDTPVRVVPCRTPLAARAALADRAGHEKLVLLTDLTDMELGDGLLTHVSMQKGRSVDPWDLVTQVFGGQVRLDSTLVRTGRWVADALTDLAPTQGWPPPAGLILTRDHALRHLAGAVLGLDPDALDGAGLLQWSTDAPNQLRFGDLPTEWSDGIATFLREVAGPVAVPVLAAVGAGHGVDAIPLGLLAGVLWPRAAESRPDLDLVVARTRLEPRFGGARLTESQAIAFGEATEAWIYRALDGDHAVRHDARRMLRRAEDIAAEIDVAGRLAASDLLPAGFTQRMRAFGESVRLAVPAAGAPVSPAGELIERAQDRLAEVETHRSAERSRVETARMAVRLLRWLATPEGPAPATMLDAVQRQVRDDGWVDRARLDIFVGDVDPQVAQAYRLLHAAVEARRARHDHQFAELLQDTTTAERDPGTLLRVEDVLDRVVRPIVDNGRRVLMLVLDGMGTAAAIEIAESLGRGGAWEELTPGGGPRVGVLAALPTVTQVNRCSLFSGRIAVGDRGAELRAFREQFPGGVLLHKSDLRTPAGLAVDPEVAAALGDPAVPLVAAVINTIDDALDRSDPGITEWSTDTVNGLRNLLVVAQDRVVVLVSDHGHVVDRGTEAVLRPADTSENRWRPATGEPGDGELLFKGSRVALGGGEVILPWREELRYGPRKAGYHGGAAPAEAAIPLLLFAAHDENAVPGWAGAPVSSPEWWREPLRQAAGETTSPEPAPTENRRPARRPARPPVQDEGLFDLPAPVAATAPPPSAPTSPQVPSSPAPADSAAALVAALLASPVYADRRGTRAPLPDERVAAMVATLVAGNGRATLETLATRAGIPVHRVTGTFTVLRRLLQVEGYPVLSLDPDGRTAKLDIALMVEQFGLAVP
- a CDS encoding phage resistance protein: MTLLRDLIDIPTSVGEGDFVVKAAEGADLSRYVVTDQLRDNFADALRRIGHAVTTGRSQAAFLHGSFGSGKSHFMAVLREVLAHNPEARKVRNLTGPVVAADPWLPGRKFLTLTLHMLDARSVEQAILEGYLRHVAVAHPDAPVPAVHRSDALLENAAGLRRTLGDDKFFAALGGGATAPGAAVGLAAMRAQAEGWNPQRYAEAAAQPPGTKERDALVSALTQAFFSGAVHSAEYLDLDTGLAVITRHAKALGYDAIVLFLDELILWLSGRIADYTFVNTEGAKLNKLVESADAARPLPLVSFVARQRNLEDFLGPQVGGTEREALAHVMRSLQGRFGEIVLADTNLPEITEKRLLKPNDDTARAVIDNAFAAVRHHREVWDTLLLGAQYGDAGIGSDATAFRQLYPFSPALVATLVALSQALQRERTALKVMTELLVERRDSLRVNDLIGVAALFDPLVLHGELPDRPKLRQQFEAARTLYLRKLRPILLTLNGIDEEKAASHTQFQLDDRLVKTILLGALVPDVPALHSLTAAKLHALNFGSISSPIPGYENTMVLNRLRKIEQDAGELHLTDDHDPVVSLKLHTVDFDKLLDLVPHNETSAGVRQQLLRELISAEMGLAGSEGSHGELQQPREWRGRRHIVQVKFGNVRDTDAMPIAALLAPGESWRIVIDYPFDPQDYPRSADRARIEELPRGSNTVFWLPLYLTDDMMSRVAQLAKINYLLGVGGAGERLNTLAADWPKADRQQGRVYLLQRQSQLRDGLVTALKQAYGAASPQPSDVHDDTVGVLHTLAEGLRIGDPRGGTLTDAFRNLTAELLDWSYPGTPALPVDEKPLTRGDLAKVLEYARRAAADPTRGVSIDSPADQRVLRRICNPLQLGEVVDHRYVLAITTCHWSRHLLQEAAKEDYRDHFPVHRLRAWLDVPKRRGFDRDLQNLIIAVFALEQQLSWYDNGVKTTVGAVNGVEDRFELRHPPMPGEKAWKAALEFGQPFFGVVLPRFRTPANLTDMAKDMREVATTYAESARSLVTSLETHAVPLGLDLGAPTGRLATARRVAELLTQVAGERDDVVLVGVAAEGEERLGGLDGQAASGVFKQAQRLTSALAGAQWPLINAVEQRAGSDPRARALLDRLRAAARDEQHGSDLVKALQEAVAAAAALLAEHTPPVPPNPPVPDPPVPPNPAVVPNPPVVDRDPVIVTPPDNSNPRVVIPGKREPADPVLPPPAARRVTVADVRELDRLVGELRAEVTAGRRITVAWQAEESEQPS